A stretch of DNA from Candidatus Pseudomonas phytovorans:
GTCGGTGATTGAATAACCCGAACCGACTCATCCACCAAGGCAGGCACGCGGCCTTGGGGGTTGATCTCCAGATAGCTAGCGCAGTGGTGTTCTCCGCCGTCCTTGATCAGATTGATGGGGCAAACTTCATACGACAGCCCCTTCAATTCCAGAGCAATCCTTACCCCGGTACGAAGACGTCGACCGGTAATAGGAGTAAAGGATCATCACCGGATCTCCCGGGCAGGGAGCACCACCGCGCGGCACTCACCGAAGCCGATCGACCCAACGCCATCTTGAGTGCAGCGAGCTCTCAAAATGATCTCGTCACCGTCCTCGAGGAACGTACGGCTTTCACCGTTTGGCAGCGTTATAGGATGCTTACCGCCTTGCGTCATCTCTAGGAGAGAACCCATCGAATCAGTGGTGGGCCCAGACAGCGTGCCGGTACCAAACAGGTCACCCGGGTTAAGCTGGCAGCCATTCACAGTGTGATGAGCCACCATCTGCGCGAACGTCCAGTACATGTTAAGCGTAGTGCTCACGCTGAGCGGGTATGGTGCAGCCCCCTCCTCCCGCATGCTTGCGGTGAGAAGGAGAACTTCGAGACGGATATCAAAGGCACCATTGCTCTGATCTTCTTCATCCAGCAGATAAGGAAGCGGAGCTGGATCACCTGATGGCCGAGCAGGCTGGGCAATGCGGAAAGGTTCCAGTGCTTCGGCAGTCACAACCCATGGCGAAATGGTCGACGCGAAACTCTTGGAAAGGAATGGGCCGAGCGGCTGGTATTCCCAAGCCTGGATATCGCGGGCCGACCAGTCATTCAACAGGCAGAATCCAGCAATATGTTCGCGTGCGTCGCGGATGTCGATCGGCTCGCCTAGCCCGTTAGGACGGCCAATCCAAAGACCCAGTTCGAGCTCGTAATCCAGGCGACGGGAAGGCGCATGGATTGGAACATCACTATCAGGAAGCTTGATTTGCCCTGAGGGGCGTACAAAAGGCTGGCCGGAAGGGACGATGGTTGATGCACGGCCGTGGTAACCGATCGGCACATACTTGTAGTTGGGCAGCAGCGGATTGTCCGGCCGGAAGAGCTTGCCCACGTTTTCGGCGTGATGGATGCCAACGTAAAAGTCTGTGTAGTCCTGGATGCGAGCAGGTACATGGAGATTGCAGCGAGAAGCCTCGATCAGCAATCGATCACCGAATTTGCGCTGAGTCTCGACCTCAGGCCCGTTCTCGCAGAGCAGTTCAATCAGACGCTCACGCAAAGCCTTGCGGTCATGGCGTGGCAGGGCGAAGAAACTGTTGAGTGATCCGCCTACCGCCGCCTCCGCCGCCGCCTCAGCTGCGCCGGTCAGCAGGCCAGCTTCGAGTGCGACTTTAAGGTCATAGATGAAGTCGCCAATAGCAACGCCAGTGCGGCGCTCGCCACCTTGAACGCTGAAAACACCGAATGGCAGGTTAGCCAGCGAAAAATCAGGATGGCCGTTGGCCGAAGTTACCCAGCTATTCATCACTACTTTCTCAATTAGGAATTTGTGCTTTCAAATTTTCCAGCGATGCCTTCCCAGCATGCGTCGTAATTGCCCTGCAGCGCGGGGCTGGCCAGCGCAAACTTCGTAGGACGGAGTACCTGGTGTGTCTCAAACATGAAGGCCATGGTGCCATCAAGCTTCTCAGGTTCCAGGTTGGCTGCCATTGCGCGTTCGGAGGTTTTGGCGTCTGGGCCGTGAGCGCTCATGCAGCTATGCAAGGATGATCCGCCGGGGGTGAAGCCGTCAGCTTTGGCGTCGTACTCACCCTCGATCAACCCCATGTACTCGTTCATCAGGTTGCGGTGGAACCATGGCGGACGGAAGGTGTTCTCGGCCACAAGCCAGCGTGGAGGGAAAATCACGAAGTCAAGGTTGGCGAGTCCAGCAACGCTTGTGGGCGAAGTCAACACGGTGAAAATAGACGGATCTGGATGGTCGAAGCTTATGGAACCGATGGTGTTGAAGTGTCGCAGATCGTATTTGTACGGGACGTTGTTGCCATGCCAAGCGACCACGTCGAACGGCGAGTGATCCAATTCAGCTTCCCAGAAGCTGCCTTGAAATTTTTGCACCAGTTGAGTTGGCGATTGCTCGGACTCAAACCAAGCATTTGGAGTGAGGAAGTCGCGAGGATTGGCCAGGCCGTTGCTGCCGATTGGCCCTAGGTCGGGAAGTCGCAACGGAGCACCATGGTTCTCGGCGATATAGCCGCGGGCAGCCGAGCCGAGCAGCTCAACCTTGAATTTCATCCCACGAGGGATGACAGCAATCTCCAGCGGCTGCAGCTCAATACGACCCAACTCAGTCACGAGCAAAAGCTTACCCAACTGAGGCACGATCAAAAGTTCGCCGTCGGCGTTGTAGAACGCCCTCTCCATCGAGCGATTTGCTACGTAATGGAAGATTGTGATTCCACTGGGATGATCCAAGCTAGAGTTCGCAACCATTGCGCGGAGGCCGTCCACAAAATCAGTAGGCTCTGCCGGCACTTCAAGTGCATCCCACCGCATCCGGTTGGGGTTGGCTGGTGCCAATGCGCCCTCTGGGATCGGTGAAGGAATCGCTTTGAAAGTGGGGTGGGACGCAGATGGACGAATTCGATACATCCAAGTACGACGGCTTTCATGGCGAGGCATTGTGAAGGCAGTGCCAGAGAACAGCTCCGCATAGAGACCATGAGCTACCCGCTGGGGGGAGTTCTGGCCAATCGGCAGGGTGCCCGCGATTGCCTCACTGGAAAATTGGTTGCCGAATCCTGACTGGTACCCGATGCCGTTGTCGTTGGTGCTCATCGTTCCTCCTGCGTCGCTGTGTGCGTGCTTTATTTTTCGTAATCCGATTACGCATATCGTAATTACGTAATGGGGTGCGGTCAAGCGTCGCAGGCAAGATCTCGTCCGACAGTCC
This window harbors:
- the fahA gene encoding fumarylacetoacetase → MNSWVTSANGHPDFSLANLPFGVFSVQGGERRTGVAIGDFIYDLKVALEAGLLTGAAEAAAEAAVGGSLNSFFALPRHDRKALRERLIELLCENGPEVETQRKFGDRLLIEASRCNLHVPARIQDYTDFYVGIHHAENVGKLFRPDNPLLPNYKYVPIGYHGRASTIVPSGQPFVRPSGQIKLPDSDVPIHAPSRRLDYELELGLWIGRPNGLGEPIDIRDAREHIAGFCLLNDWSARDIQAWEYQPLGPFLSKSFASTISPWVVTAEALEPFRIAQPARPSGDPAPLPYLLDEEDQSNGAFDIRLEVLLLTASMREEGAAPYPLSVSTTLNMYWTFAQMVAHHTVNGCQLNPGDLFGTGTLSGPTTDSMGSLLEMTQGGKHPITLPNGESRTFLEDGDEIILRARCTQDGVGSIGFGECRAVVLPAREIR
- the hmgA gene encoding homogentisate 1,2-dioxygenase; the encoded protein is MSTNDNGIGYQSGFGNQFSSEAIAGTLPIGQNSPQRVAHGLYAELFSGTAFTMPRHESRRTWMYRIRPSASHPTFKAIPSPIPEGALAPANPNRMRWDALEVPAEPTDFVDGLRAMVANSSLDHPSGITIFHYVANRSMERAFYNADGELLIVPQLGKLLLVTELGRIELQPLEIAVIPRGMKFKVELLGSAARGYIAENHGAPLRLPDLGPIGSNGLANPRDFLTPNAWFESEQSPTQLVQKFQGSFWEAELDHSPFDVVAWHGNNVPYKYDLRHFNTIGSISFDHPDPSIFTVLTSPTSVAGLANLDFVIFPPRWLVAENTFRPPWFHRNLMNEYMGLIEGEYDAKADGFTPGGSSLHSCMSAHGPDAKTSERAMAANLEPEKLDGTMAFMFETHQVLRPTKFALASPALQGNYDACWEGIAGKFESTNS